The following DNA comes from Lutra lutra chromosome 14, mLutLut1.2, whole genome shotgun sequence.
CATATGATACATTTTCCCACAGTTGCtacattcatagggcttctcCCCTGAGTGTATTCTCTGGTGTACAGTGAGTTTTGACTTTATACTAAAGGACTTGtcacatttattacatttataaggTTTTTCTCCTGTGTGAGAGCTCTGATGCACAGTCAGGTCTGACTTTTGGGAGAAAGATTTTCCACATTCACTACATTTGTAAGGCTTCTCCCCTGTGTGTGTTCTTTGATGCTGATGGAGGGCTGAGTTCTGGTAGAATTTTTTCCCACATTTGACACATTCATAGGGTCTCTctcctgtatgagttctttgATGCACAGTGAGGGTTGACTTCTGGTAaaaggatttcccacattcattacatttatatggtttttctcctgtgtGTATTCTGTGATGTATTGTGAGGTTTGACTTCCGGAGGAAGGTTTTCCCACATACATCACACTCGTGGTATTTCTCACATTCTTCACCCATGTGAATTCTAGGATGTTTCTTCCAAAGGACTGACTTTTCACAGCTTTCCCCACATTCACTGAATTTATAGTGACTCCTCCTTGAGTAAGTTATCTGACGTAGCATGTGGTTTGACTCACTCCTGAAAGTTTTCTGACGTTTATTATAATCACAtaatttctctcctgtgtgaattTTCTTATGTGTAATGAAGAGAGCATTACTGTGGGAGGTTTTAATGCAATCATTATATTCAGGCAGTTGCTCCACAGTGTGAATCTTTTGTTGCTGAATAAAATTCTCATTATGATAGAAGATGCTCTCATTTTTATCAAACTCATCAAACTTCTCTCTAGTATGAGTTTTTTCATGATTAATATCAGGAAGCAATTTCTTGTAACCGTTGCCATCATCAGATTTCTTTCCTGAATAGCTTTTATTAATGGTTAACTCTGACATATTTTCTGAACCAATACCATCTAGATTATATTTACGTGGCGTTTTTCTGGAAGGAATAAAGTCTATGCACAGATTAAATGTTTTCCTtaacacattctctttctctgtagtCACTTTTTTGTTATTGATAAATGCATGTTGCCATAAATGTTTGTCTTGGTTTTCTTTGCTCTCTATTATGCCATCAACTTTCGATTCttctagaaacaagaaaaacataaCTTATGAATCTGAAATGACTACTAATAAAATTGGTCTAATACACAAATACATTCCTTTATACACCCAGCCCTTTGGTTTTAGAGCTGGTCTTTTGGGATAAAAGGAAAGCTAAATCAATATTTTCCATTCCCTCTACTTTTCTGAGTAGCTGGGGAAAGAGATGACAACTAACCAACCAATTAAAGATACTGTGGTGGAAGAGGGGAAAGTAAAATTggcaacaaacacacacatattttatttggTCCTTCGCGaatattcatttcaaaatggATAGgagtaaaataaacattaaaaaatgaaaataaaggattttttaagaGTGGATGAATCACAATGAGCAGGATTCACAGTAAGATacactcaataaaaaaattatataataaatgtgatatggaaaacatgaagacaagattgtttttcaaaaaaactaCACGAGGAATGAAAGTGTTCAGAGAGAATGAATTAGAATCTAGGTGCTGATTTTGTTAACCCTACCTTTGAGAGATAGCCAGAATTCCATGACTTTGCACACTCTATTACCTCAAAACTAGTCTATGGGGTATTGTTtttcctaactggtctccttgTTTCTACTCTCAACTCTCATAGCAATCGGCTTCCTGCATCTCCCTTCTGCTAATACAAATTCCATGAGATCAAGGAATCTCACCATTAGCTCTatctctttcatttaaaacatgACTGGCATGGAGCAGTGCTCAATTAATACTGGTTAAACTAATTTATTAATTCCTGAAAACAAAAGAAGTCCTTGAAAATGAAGGGACTATGAAGCTGAGACTGCTGGAGGAAGGAGACTAAccaacataaaatattaatatgacaTGGGAATGAATTTCAAGGTGCAAGTAAAAGGGAATAAACTCCtaaaaac
Coding sequences within:
- the LOC125085134 gene encoding zinc finger protein OZF-like, yielding MLENYNIFLSLEESKVDGIIESKENQDKHLWQHAFINNKKVTTEKENVLRKTFNLCIDFIPSRKTPRKYNLDGIGSENMSELTINKSYSGKKSDDGNGYKKLLPDINHEKTHTREKFDEFDKNESIFYHNENFIQQQKIHTVEQLPEYNDCIKTSHSNALFITHKKIHTGEKLCDYNKRQKTFRSESNHMLRQITYSRRSHYKFSECGESCEKSVLWKKHPRIHMGEECEKYHECDVCGKTFLRKSNLTIHHRIHTGEKPYKCNECGKSFYQKSTLTVHQRTHTGERPYECVKCGKKFYQNSALHQHQRTHTGEKPYKCSECGKSFSQKSDLTVHQSSHTGEKPYKCNKCDKSFSIKSKLTVHQRIHSGEKPYECSNCGKMYHMKSTLIKHQRLHTGQKIYECTECRKTFCGKSVLLKHQRIHTGEKPYECVECRKTFSEKSTLSKHQRIHTGEKPFECNKCGKSFCQKSQLIEHQRIHTGEKPFECKECRRTFCQRASLNVHQRTHTGERPYECNECGKSFYDSSTLTKHKRIHSGEKPYECNECGKTFSHKATLITHQRIHKRKTL